A window of Fragaria vesca subsp. vesca linkage group LG7, FraVesHawaii_1.0, whole genome shotgun sequence contains these coding sequences:
- the LOC101302704 gene encoding G-type lectin S-receptor-like serine/threonine-protein kinase RLK1-like, translating into MMNVEAQRIHSKSYNISLDSSLSPNTNLSSWLSPSGRFAFGFYRQGNGFAVGIWLVNQPKPLVVWTANRDDPPVSSSSTLTLKRNGLLLQSYDKHQKEIAVANFSSTGPNSATYGSASSAALLDSGNFVVYDNNSTVIWESFSFPTDTILGGQNLYAPDRLVSSASISDHSSGRFRLWMQDDGNLVAYPVNSSANPDNAYWSTGTYGKGFSVHLSLNISGFLTLLQDDTRVLTLVNGSYHGRSWNVIHRATLDVTGILRLYMHNFVSNDSTSSREELVWSFLQDECEVKGTCGLNSYCTAVGNKTNCNCYPGFVIDPTDTSGCYRNSSGDGCTSNHQDPRLQYKVAEMENVMWGDHPYSLVSKKNQQLCSDSCLEDCNCGAVLYTNASCNMYKLPIRYGRISKNISEKGIKGFIRVALGSVRRPKPTVPVSWRGENKSNKNNMLKILALSLGFIAFMCFVFAFSSFFLYKHRLHRYQKLLQYTNSGLVDQGYFTLQSFSYTELEEATDGFKEELGRGSFGAVYKGTLSGSTVAVKRLEKVVEEGVREFKAEITTIGRTHHRNLVQLLGFCIEGSRKLLVYEYMSNGSLADVLFKAKGVRLSWKERAGLVLDVAKGVLYLHDECSVHIIHCNLKPQNILLDHTWTGKISDFGLARLLVPSETKINSTGLVDQRRSYAAPELKKNAMISVKADIYSFGIVLLEIVCCRRNIEVNVSTPDDMILSDWVYNCYAAGELGRLVEEDENVDLKTLERMVKVGLWCVQDDPALRPFMKNVILMLEGTMDIPVPPSPGHPHLV; encoded by the coding sequence ATGATGAATGTGGAAGCTCAAAGAATCCACTCCAAATCCTATAACATCAGCTTGGACTCCTCTCTATCCCCCAACACTAACCTCAGTTCATGGCTCTCACCTTCAGGCCGTTTTGCCTTTGGTTTCTATCGACAAGGCAACGGCTTTGCTGTTGGAATATGGCTTGTCAATCAGCCTAAGCCACTAGTAGTCTGGACTGCAAACCGCGATGATCCGCCTGTATCCTCTAGCTCTACTCTAACATTGAAGAGAAATGGTCTTCTCCTTCAGAGTTATGATAAGCACCAAAAAGAAATAGCTGTTGCTAATTTCTCAAGTACGGGACCGAACTCAGCAACGTACGGGTCTGCAAGTTCAGCTGCACTGCTTGATTCTGGAAATTTTGTGGTTTACGACAATAACTCTACTGTTATCTGGGAGAGCTTTAGTTTTCCAACTGATACCATTCTGGGGGGTCAAAATCTGTATGCTCCCGACAGGTTGGTATCCAGTGCGTCTATATCAGATCATTCGAGTGGACGATTTCGGTTGTGGATGCAAGATGATGGAAACTTAGTTGCTTACCCAGTAAATAGCTCCGCGAATCCAGATAATGCTTATTGGTCTACTGGTACTTATGGTAAGGGTTTCAGTGTACACCTCAGTCTGAACATATCAGGTTTTCTCACTTTGCTACAGGATGACACTAGGGTGCTCACTTTGGTCAATGGATCGTATCATGGCCGGAGTTGGAATGTTATCCACCGCGCAACACTGGATGTGACTGGGATTCTTCGACTCTACATGCACAATTTTGTGAGCAATGATAGTACTAGTTCCAGGGAAGAGCTGGTTTGGTCCTTTTTGCAGGACGAGTGTGAAGTCAAAGGTACATGTGGCTTAAACAGTTACTGCACAGCAGTAGGAAACAAAACCAACTGCAATTGTTATCCAGGATTTGTGATCGACCCTACTGATACATCTGGCTGCTATCGGAATTCCAGTGGCGATGGCTGCACTAGCAATCATCAAGACCCTCGCTTGCAGTACAAGGTAGCTGAAATGGAGAATGTGATGTGGGGTGATCATCCATATTCATTGGTATCAAAGAAAAACCAGCAACTCTGTAGTGACTCTTGCCTGGAGGACTGCAATTGTGGGGCGGTCCTATATACAAATGCGAGTTGCAATATGTACAAGCTTCCAATTAGATACGGCAGGATTAGTAAAAATATATCTGAGAAAGGAATCAAAGGATTCATCAGGGTGGCTCTTGGAAGCGTCCGTAGACCAAAGCCTACTGTTCCGGTCAGTTGGAGGGGAGAAAACAAAAGCAATAAGAATAATATGCTTAAAATTCTTGCTCTAAGTCTGGGTTTCATAGCTTTCATGTGTTTTGTCTTTGCATTCTCTAGCTTCTTTTTATACAAGCACAGACTACATAGGTATCAGAAGCTGTTGCAGTATACAAACTCCGGATTAGTTGATCAAGGGTACTTCACTTTGCAATCATTTTCTTACACTGAGCTTGAAGAAGCAACAGATGGCTTCAAGGAAGAATTGGGAAGAGGCAGTTTTGGGGCTGTTTATAAAGGCACTCTGTCTGGCTCAACTGTTGCTGTCAAAAGACTGGAGAAAGTTGTGGAAGAAGGAGTAAGGGAGTTTAAAGCTGAAATCACTACCATCGGAAGAACTCATCACAGAAACCTAGTTCAGTTGCTTGGTTTCTGCATTGAGGGCTCTCGGAAGCTTCTCGTTTATGAATACATGAGCAATGGCTCACTTGCAGATGTTCTCTTCAAGGCCAAAGGGGTGCGGCTCTCTTGGAAAGAAAGAGCAGGACTTGTATTAGATGTGGCTAAGGGGGTCCTCTACTTACACGACGAGTGTAGTGTCCACATAATCCACTGCAATTTGAAACCCCAAAACATACTCCTGGATCACACTTGGACCGGCAAGATCTCAGATTTTGGTTTGGCAAGGCTACTAGTTCCAAGTGAAACAAAAATTAATTCTACTGGACTAGTTGACCAGAGAAGAAGTTATGCAGCACCGGAATTGAAGAAGAATGCCATGATATCAGTAAAAGCAGATATCTATAGTTTCGGTATTGTGCTCCTGGAGATTGTATGCTGCAGAAGAAACATAGAAGTGAATGTTTCAACACCGGATGATATGATTCTTTCGGATTGGGTATATAATTGCTATGCAGCTGGAGAGTTAGGTAGGCTTGTGGAGGAGGATGAAAATGTGGATTTGAAGACCCTAGAAAGAATGGTGAAAGTGGGGTTGTGGTGTGTTCAAGATGATCCAGCTCTCCGTCCATTCATGAAGAACGTCATCTTGATGTTGGAAGGGACCATGGACATACCAGTCCCTCCATCTCCAGGACATCCCCATCTTGTTTGA
- the LOC101303281 gene encoding uncharacterized protein LOC101303281: MCHGLCNVIEHLIRNGQLHQYCTPTTGANAIEVHGQILTVHGGASRFPPRQPSAKRQCTNHLEILEIQRGVTTTPSTWDQVSFYKRKYTINCHHNKPFIINVQVDHYRCHRALVDIGAAPLVSDRLSVSVGTSPCRVSITARFLIVDCPSSYNLILGRGILWGLQCFIAGHMLLMKVPTPRGIHTIQEDRTAIEHCHLNAIQQGRGAYEMLPLSPSESIDDPRDDLEGKDKKKQAPRPNPAEDTEWVSLSPSAPERKVRIATNLDRELHQKLITFLQDKQTVFVWSYADMPDIFPDVITHKLNILKDYPPVKQKRRAFNLEKYRAIQAKVQRLKEIKFIREISYPTWVSNVVMVPKPNGKWRMCVDYTNLNKACPMDSFPLPRIDQLVDSTVGFKMLSFLDAYSGYNQIKMHPTDQEHTTFVTDKGLYCYEVMPFGLKNAGATYQRLVNAMSEEEIGEVMEVYVDDMLVKRKTDEDRIANLDKVFTKL; encoded by the exons ATGTGCCACGGCCTCTGCAACGTAATTGAGCACTTGATCCGTAATGGCCAACTCCACCAGTATTGCACTCCTACAACGGGAGCTAATGCCATCGAGGTTCATGGCCAGATCCTAACCGTACATGGTGGAGCCTCACGATTCCCCCCTCGACAGCCTTCTGCCAAAAGGCAATGTACGAACCATTTGGAGATTCTTGAAATACAAAGAGGTGTCACCACCACCCCATCAACATGGGACCAAGTGTCATTTTACAAGAGGAAATATACGATCAATTGCCATCACAACAAACCCTTCATAATCAATGTCCAGGTGGATCACTACAGGTGTCACAGGGCCCTTGTGGACATAGGAGCTGCG CCCTTAGTCTCAGACCGCTTGTCGGTTTCAGTAGGGACCAGTCCCTGCCGTGTTTCCATCACGGCACGTTTTCTCATAGTTGATTGCCCCTCATCCTACAACCTCATCTTAGGTCGCGGCATCCTCTGGGGACTACAATGCTTCATTGCAGGCCACATGCTACTCATGAAGGTGCCCACCCCGAGAGGTATACACACAATCCAAGAGGATAGAACCGCCATAGAACATTGTCACCTTAATGCCATCCAGCAGGGGCGCGGTGCCTATGAGATGTTGCCACTCAGCCCCTCGGAATCCATTGATGATCCCAGGGATGACCTTGAAGGGAAAGACAAGAAGAAGCAAGCCCCGAGACCTAACCCGGCAGAGGACACAGAGTGGGTATCCCTGTCACCCAGTGCTCCCGAAAGGAAAGTCCGCATTGCCACGAACCTTGACCGGGAACTACACCAAAAGCTCATTACCTTCCTCCAGGATAAACAAACAGTCTTTGTTTGGTCCTATGCTGACATGCCCGACATTTTCCCTGATGTCATCACACACAAACTTAACATCCTCAAAGACTATCCCCCTGTCAAGCAAAAAAGACGTGCCTTTAACCTGGAGAAATATCGTGCTATCCAAGCCAAGGTCCAGCGACTAAAAGAAATTAAGTTCATACGTGAGATCTCATACCCAACATGGGTTTCTAATGTGGTCATGGTCCCCAAGCCTAATGGCAAGTGGCGAATGTGTGTTGATTACACTAACCTTAACAAGGCATGCCCCATGGATAGCTTCCCCTTGCCACGGATTGACCAGTTGGTTGATTCCACAGTCGGCTTCAAGATGCTCAGCTTTCTAGATGCCTACTCGGGATATAACCAAATCAAAATGCACCCCACAGATCAAGAACACACCACTTTTGTCACGGACAAGGGACTGTACTGTTACGAGGTCATGCCTTTTGGCCTTAAGAATGCAGGAGCAACCTATCAGAGGCTAGTCAATGCCATGTCTGAAGAGGAAATTGGGGAAGTCATGGAAGTCTACGTGGATGACATGCTGGTCAAAAGAAAGACAGATGAAGACCGCATTGCCAACCTAGACAAAGTCTTCACTAAGCTCTAA
- the LOC101302989 gene encoding G-type lectin S-receptor-like serine/threonine-protein kinase RLK1-like, with the protein MASTSVICVCLLCLCCLSEGAQQQHNSSQIARGSSLSPITHPSSWPSPSGKFSFGFYQQGSGFAVGIWLEDISQKTVVWTANRDDLPVASSSVLQLTEHGELVLLNERGQKKLIVSNSINELVSFASMLDSGNFVLYNERSEVIWESFDYPTDTILNGQTLPVGGQLYSSLSEADHSTGRFHLKMQGDGNLVLYPANTEDWITDAYWSSNTFNIGINFHLYLDPTGTLVITNTTTIWKYSNTYRVIYDGSKNGYKNGTMYRAIVGVDGNFRLYSHGSDDNNGKLQPFVFMWSAIDKPCQVKGLCGLNSYCTLDDDQPSCLCLPGSNYVNMDRKMLGCLRNYTEVECQGGKVNISNYQMSTMNNMMWGGTDYAEEEMLKEECSRSCLEDCNCGAALFQDGYCTKQNLPLKYVRRDLDESTIAFFRVGMITSTESNNQTDQFPTTVNPFMEVDSTSKKLLVQVLVITLGFIIFICVALAISGFYIFKIRVLHYKRLTEVNGNLGLADEELTLRVFSYNELKRATNGFKQELGKGSFGAVYKGALNKGKKLIAVKRLEKLVEEGEREFRAEMQAIGRTHHKNLVRLLGYSAEESKRLLVYEYMSNGSLADLLFRAEWHPAWDERVRIAVDVARGLLYLHEECKSPIIHCDIKPQNILLDESWNAKIADFGLAKLLMPDQTRTFTGIRGTRGYLAPEWQKNTPISVKADIYSFGVVLLELVCCRRNLDVSVRAEEIVLSTWVYKCFVSRALHKLIVGGEEVNKKSLENMVKVGLWCIQDEPALRPSMKSVVLMLQGITDSIYPSMSNHCFYVINH; encoded by the coding sequence ATGGCTTCCACTAGTGTTATTTGTGTTTGTCTCCTCTGCCTATGTTGTTTAAGTGAAGGAGCTCAACAGCAGCATAATTCCAGCCAAATAGCCCGGGGCTCTTCACTTTCTCCCATCACTCACCCAAGCTCATGGCCTTCTCCTTCAGGCAAATTTTCATTCGGCTTTTATCAGCAAGGAAGTGGCTTTGCGGTCGGAATTTGGTTGGAGGATATCAGTCAGAAAACAGTTGTTTGGACAGCAAACCGGGATGACCTCCCAGTCGCTTCAAGTTCAGTGCTGCAGCTAACAGAGCATGGTGAGCTTGTCTTGCTAAATGAGCGAGGACAGAAGAAACTCATTGTCTCCAACAGTATCAATGAACTTGTGTCCTTTGCCTCCATGCTTGATTCTGGCAACTTTGTTTTATATAATGAAAGATCCGAAGTTATTTGGGAGAGTTTTGATTATCCTACTGATACTATCCTGAATGGTCAAACTCTGCCTGTTGGAGGTCAGCTATACTCTAGCTTATCAGAAGCTGATCACTCTACTGGACGGTTTCATCTCAAGATGCAGGGTGATGGAAATCTAGTCCTATACCCGGCAAACACTGAAGACTGGATCACAGATGCTTATTGGAGCTCTAACACGTTCAACATCGGCATCAATTTTCACCTCTATCTTGATCCTACAGGTACTCTTGTTATCACCAATACTACTACTATTTGGAAATATTCCAACACTTACAGAGTTATATATGATGGATCTAAAAATGGTTACAAAAATGGTACCATGTACCGTGCAATTGTTGGCGTGGATGGAAATTTCCGGTTGTATTCTCATGGTTCTGATGATAACAATGGAAAGCTCCAACCATTTGTTTTCATGTGGTCCGCTATAGATAAGCCTTGCCAAGTTAAAGGATTATGTGGCCTTAACAGCTATTGCACACTCGATGATGACCAACCAAGCTGTCTTTGTCTTCCTGGATCAAATTACGTTAATATGGATCGGAAAATGCTGGGTTGCTTGAGAAACTATACAGAAGTAGAGTGTCAAGGAGGGAAAGTAAACATATCCAATTATCAAATGAGCACCATGAACAACATGATGTGGGGAGGCACTGATTATGCAGAAGAGGAGATGTTGAAGGAAGAATGCAGCAGGTCATGTTTAGAAGACTGTAACTGTGGTGCAGCTCTGTTCCAGGATGGATACTGTACAAAGCAAAATCTACCACTCAAATATGTCAGAAGGGATCTAGACGAGAGTACCATAGCCTTCTTCAGGGTTGGAATGATCACAAGCACCGAAAGCAACAACCAAACTGATCAATTTCCCACCACGGTGAATCCATTTATGGAGGTTGATAGCACAAGCAAGAAACTACTTGTGCAAGTTCTTGTTATAACCTTAGGTTTCATCATATTCATATGTGTTGCTCTCGCAATTTCTGGATTCTACATTTTCAAAATTCGAGTTCTACACTACAAAAGGCTCACAGAGGTTAATGGTAATCTGGGCCTGGCAGATGAGGAGCTCACGTTGAGAGTTTTTTCATACAATGAGCTGAAAAGAGCTACAAATGGTTTCAAGCAAGAATTGGGAAAGGGCTCCTTTGGAGCAGTGTATAAAGGGGCTCTTAACAAAGGCAAAAAACTCATTGCAGTAAAAAGACTGGAGAAGTTAGTGGAAGAAGGTGAGAGGGAGTTTCGAGCGGAGATGCAGGCAATTGGAAGAACTCATCACAAGAACTTAGTTCGATTACTGGGTTACTCTGCTGAGGAGTCCAAAAGGCTCCTTGTCTATGAATATATGAGCAATGGCTCCCTTGCAGATCTTCTTTTCAGGGCAGAATGGCATCCAGCTTGGGATGAAAGAGTGAGAATTGCAGTTGATGTGGCAAGAGGTCTCCTCTATCTACATGAAGAGTGCAAGTCCCCTATCATTCATTGCGACATAAAGCCTCAAAACATTCTGTTGGATGAATCTTGGAATGCGAAAATAGCTGATTTTGGACTTGCAAAACTGCTGATGCCGGATCAAACAAGGACCTTCACAGGGATAAGAGGGACAAGAGGGTATTTGGCACCAGAATGGCAAAAGAACACTCCAATCTCAGTGAAGGCAGATATCTACAGTTTTGGTGTAGTGCTTCTTGAACTAGTTTGTTGCAGGAGGAACTTGGATGTCAGTGTTAGAGCAGAGGAGATAGTTCTTTCTACTTGGGTCTATAAGTGCTTTGTGAGTAGAGCGCTGCATAAGCTTATTGTGGGTGGCGAAGAAGTGAACAAGAAGAGCTTGGAGAATATGGTTAAGGTGGGATTATGGTGCATACAAGATGAACCAGCTCTACGGCCATCAATGAAGTCTGTAGTGTTGATGTTACAAGGCATTACTGATAGTATCTATCCCTCCATGTCCAACCACTGCTTCTATGTGATAAACCACTAG